Proteins from one Longimicrobium sp. genomic window:
- a CDS encoding carboxypeptidase-like regulatory domain-containing protein: MPLTSRFAAGLAVALTAGLLVGSAPLRAQAGGTASLDVVVVDSAGGPIAEVLVEVAGVRGGVRTNDLGVARVNGVPAGTRLVYAYRLGFGAARVSVQFATGAVASTRITLTTDAVTLAGVQVVVDPVVRSLQQAGFYARQRRGMGAFMTGDRIDELRPMRTVDLFRRMRGFKVVYDARGFMDLQTTRGTAGLGNCTTPVIFLDGVRIPARTSAREDVLSFINPESLAGVEAYAGGASIPAEYNFTGSACGVVLLWTRTQ, encoded by the coding sequence ATGCCGCTGACCTCCCGATTTGCAGCCGGCCTCGCGGTGGCGCTCACGGCCGGGCTCCTGGTCGGTTCCGCTCCTCTCCGTGCCCAGGCCGGCGGAACGGCGAGCCTGGACGTGGTGGTGGTAGACTCGGCGGGAGGGCCGATCGCCGAAGTGCTGGTGGAGGTGGCCGGGGTGCGCGGGGGGGTGAGAACCAACGACCTCGGGGTGGCCCGCGTGAACGGCGTACCCGCTGGAACCCGGCTGGTGTACGCCTACCGGCTGGGCTTTGGCGCGGCCCGCGTGTCCGTGCAGTTCGCCACGGGCGCAGTCGCCTCTACCCGGATCACGCTCACCACCGACGCGGTAACGCTGGCCGGGGTCCAGGTGGTGGTGGATCCCGTCGTCCGCAGTCTCCAGCAGGCGGGCTTCTACGCGCGGCAGCGAAGGGGCATGGGGGCCTTCATGACCGGCGACCGCATCGACGAGCTTCGGCCGATGCGGACCGTCGACCTCTTCCGCCGGATGAGGGGCTTCAAGGTCGTGTACGACGCACGGGGATTCATGGACCTGCAGACGACGAGAGGAACGGCAGGCCTCGGCAACTGCACGACCCCGGTGATCTTTCTGGACGGAGTGAGGATCCCGGCGCGCACCAGCGCCCGTGAAGACGTCCTCTCGTTCATCAACCCGGAAAGCCTGGCCGGGGTCGAAGCCTACGCGGGCGGGGCATCGATCCCGGCCGAGTACAACTTCACCGGCTCGGCGTGCGGCGTGGTGCTGCTGTGGACGCGGACCCAGTAA